In Pedobacter sp. WC2423, the following are encoded in one genomic region:
- a CDS encoding bifunctional UDP-3-O-[3-hydroxymyristoyl] N-acetylglucosamine deacetylase/3-hydroxyacyl-ACP dehydratase: MNVKQKTIKSEVSVHGVGLHTGASVTLTFCPAPENHGFKFQRTDLPGQPIIDADCDNVTDTARGTTITQNGASISTVEHVMASLVGMDLDNILMKLDGPETPIMDGSAILFVEALESVGLVQQSIDREYFQIPHNITYTDAERKVEIVAMPLEDYRFTCMIDYNSPVLGSQHAVISTIAEFKSAIASCRTFCFLHELEYQLQNNLIKGGDLNNAIVIVDKEVTRDELDHLAKIFNREKIEVAPQGILNNMELRYQNEPARHKLLDMIGDLALVGMHIKGHIMAARPGHAANIAFAKKIKAAIKKEKNKKVQHVYDPSVKPLYDVMQIMDILPHRQPFLFIDKILELSKTHVVGVKNVTMNEEFFKGHFPGAPVLPGVIQIEAMAQTGGILVLSTVPDPRNYLTYFLKIDKVRFRAQVLPGDTIVFRCDLMEPIRRGIAQMKGVGMVGEKIVVEAEMMAQISKVKDSERVS, encoded by the coding sequence ATGAACGTTAAACAAAAAACCATAAAAAGCGAAGTTTCTGTACATGGAGTAGGCTTGCATACGGGTGCCAGTGTCACTTTAACTTTTTGTCCGGCTCCGGAAAACCACGGGTTTAAATTTCAAAGGACTGATTTACCAGGTCAACCAATCATCGATGCAGACTGTGACAATGTTACAGATACTGCAAGAGGAACAACAATTACGCAAAACGGAGCTAGTATCAGCACAGTGGAGCATGTAATGGCTTCTTTGGTTGGGATGGATCTTGATAATATATTAATGAAGCTGGATGGTCCTGAAACTCCGATTATGGACGGGAGTGCGATCCTTTTTGTAGAGGCGCTGGAAAGTGTTGGTTTGGTACAGCAAAGTATTGACCGTGAGTATTTCCAGATTCCTCATAATATTACTTATACTGATGCTGAACGTAAGGTAGAGATTGTGGCAATGCCACTTGAAGATTACAGGTTTACTTGTATGATTGACTATAACTCACCTGTATTGGGCAGTCAGCATGCTGTAATTTCTACGATTGCGGAATTTAAAAGTGCGATTGCATCCTGCCGTACATTCTGTTTCCTGCATGAATTGGAATATCAATTACAGAACAACCTGATTAAAGGTGGTGATTTAAATAATGCAATCGTTATTGTTGACAAAGAGGTTACGCGTGATGAGTTAGATCACCTGGCTAAAATATTCAACAGAGAGAAGATAGAAGTAGCTCCGCAAGGTATTTTGAACAATATGGAGTTACGTTACCAGAATGAGCCTGCAAGGCATAAATTATTAGACATGATTGGTGACCTTGCACTTGTTGGAATGCACATTAAAGGGCATATCATGGCAGCAAGACCTGGGCATGCGGCAAACATTGCGTTTGCGAAAAAGATCAAAGCAGCAATCAAGAAAGAAAAAAACAAGAAAGTTCAGCATGTTTATGATCCATCTGTAAAGCCTCTTTATGATGTGATGCAGATCATGGATATTTTGCCGCACAGACAACCGTTTTTGTTCATCGATAAGATCCTTGAATTGTCAAAAACACACGTTGTTGGGGTGAAAAATGTAACGATGAATGAAGAGTTTTTCAAAGGACATTTTCCAGGTGCACCAGTTTTACCAGGTGTAATCCAGATTGAGGCGATGGCACAGACTGGTGGTATTTTAGTATTAAGTACTGTTCCTGACCCAAGAAACTATCTTACTTACTTCCTTAAAATTGATAAAGTAAGATTCAGGGCGCAAGTGCTGCCTGGTGATACGATCGTTTTCAGATGTGATTTGATGGAGCCAATCCGCAGAGGCATTGCACAGATGAAAGGGGTGGGCATGGTAGGAGAGAAAATAGTAGTAGAGGCAGAGATGATGGCCCAAATTTCAAAAGTTAAAGATAGCGAACGCGTATCATGA
- the lpxD gene encoding UDP-3-O-(3-hydroxymyristoyl)glucosamine N-acyltransferase, giving the protein MQFTAKQISDFLSGTVEGDETITVSELSKIEEGKKGALCFLSNRKYENFIYSTNASVVIVGLDFVPSQPISCTLVKVKDPYSAFSVLLEKYNEALNETAQKTGIEQPSFVHPSAKIGKNVFIGAFSYIDANVEIGDNTKILQQIHIGTDSKIGSGCTFHPGVKIYNRSVIGNGVVIHSNTVIGSDGFGFAPQPDGTYTKIAQIGNVVIENDVEIGANTAIDRATMGSTFIRKGSKLDNLIQIAHNVEIGAHTVVAAQAGVSGSSKVGERSVVGGQVGIAGHLSLARGTQIGAQAGINSNITEENKQWHGTPAQPLRDWMRASVLFKHLPGIEKRITKLEAEITAKLQS; this is encoded by the coding sequence ATGCAATTTACTGCCAAGCAGATAAGCGACTTTTTAAGTGGAACAGTTGAAGGCGATGAAACTATCACAGTTTCAGAGCTTTCGAAAATAGAAGAAGGAAAAAAAGGGGCCTTATGTTTTCTATCTAACCGGAAATACGAGAACTTCATTTATTCAACTAACGCGTCTGTCGTTATCGTTGGGTTGGATTTTGTTCCTTCGCAACCCATCAGCTGTACGCTGGTGAAGGTGAAGGATCCCTATAGTGCTTTTTCTGTTTTGCTGGAAAAGTATAATGAGGCCTTAAATGAAACTGCCCAAAAAACGGGTATTGAACAGCCTTCTTTTGTTCATCCTTCAGCAAAAATTGGTAAAAATGTATTTATAGGAGCTTTTTCTTATATCGATGCCAATGTTGAAATTGGAGACAATACAAAGATTTTACAGCAAATACATATTGGGACAGATTCAAAAATAGGCTCCGGGTGTACTTTTCATCCGGGAGTAAAAATCTATAACCGTTCTGTAATTGGCAATGGTGTTGTTATTCATTCTAATACAGTAATAGGAAGTGATGGATTTGGATTTGCTCCTCAGCCTGATGGTACCTATACTAAAATTGCACAGATAGGGAATGTCGTGATTGAAAATGATGTTGAAATCGGTGCCAATACTGCAATTGACAGAGCAACAATGGGCTCTACCTTTATTAGAAAAGGCTCAAAACTGGATAACCTGATTCAGATTGCACACAATGTTGAAATTGGAGCGCATACGGTTGTTGCTGCCCAGGCAGGAGTTTCCGGAAGCAGCAAAGTGGGTGAAAGATCAGTTGTTGGTGGTCAGGTTGGAATTGCAGGACATTTATCATTGGCCAGAGGTACGCAAATTGGCGCTCAGGCTGGTATTAATTCCAATATTACAGAAGAGAATAAACAATGGCACGGCACACCTGCGCAGCCGCTCAGAGACTGGATGCGTGCATCTGTGTTATTTAAGCACTTGCCGGGAATAGAAAAACGGATTACAAAATTAGAGGCTGAAATTACAGCAAAACTCCAGTCATAG
- a CDS encoding HD domain-containing protein: MNKKKIINDPVYGFINIPSELIFDLISHPFFQRLRYIKQLGMTHLVYPGALHTRFHHALGAMHLMCLAIDILRSKGHEITKDEEEGATIAILLHDIGHGPFSHALEYSLVKGIQHEDISILMMERLNMEFDGELNTAIAIFKGEYPKKFLHQLISSQLDLDRMDYLNRDSFFTGVSEGVISFDRIIKMFNIADDQLVIEEKGIYSIEKFLIARRLMYWQVYLHKTVIAGEMLLVKILKRAKELAVKGGDLFATPALQHFLKNEISQKEFFGTNVHLLQFAKLDDQDIFTSVKVWCGHQDRILSLLCNMLVNRNLYKIEITNDAPDPGRVAMISENTAFSLGIDLNEVSYFVFTDVISNRAYNTGAGNSTINILMKNNTTTDIAKASDLSNLESLDRTVKKHILCYPRII; this comes from the coding sequence TTGAATAAAAAGAAAATAATAAATGACCCGGTATATGGATTTATCAATATACCCTCAGAATTGATCTTTGACCTGATCTCGCATCCCTTTTTTCAGCGGCTACGCTACATTAAACAATTGGGGATGACGCACCTGGTATATCCGGGAGCTTTGCATACGCGTTTTCACCACGCGCTTGGTGCAATGCACCTGATGTGCCTGGCTATTGATATCTTACGCAGTAAGGGCCACGAGATTACTAAAGATGAAGAAGAAGGTGCAACCATAGCTATATTACTCCATGATATCGGTCATGGGCCATTTTCTCATGCCCTGGAATATTCACTGGTTAAAGGCATTCAGCATGAAGATATCTCTATCCTGATGATGGAGCGCCTGAATATGGAATTTGACGGAGAACTAAATACCGCCATAGCAATATTTAAGGGAGAGTATCCAAAGAAATTCCTGCATCAGCTGATTTCAAGTCAGCTTGACCTGGACAGAATGGATTACTTAAACAGAGACAGTTTCTTTACTGGGGTGAGTGAAGGGGTAATCAGCTTTGACCGGATTATTAAAATGTTTAACATCGCTGATGATCAGCTGGTCATTGAAGAAAAAGGAATTTACTCTATTGAGAAGTTCCTGATTGCAAGGAGATTAATGTACTGGCAGGTTTATTTGCATAAAACAGTGATTGCCGGAGAAATGCTGCTGGTGAAAATTTTGAAACGCGCTAAAGAGCTTGCCGTAAAAGGCGGAGATTTATTTGCAACCCCGGCATTGCAGCATTTCCTGAAAAATGAGATTTCTCAAAAGGAGTTTTTCGGGACAAATGTGCATTTACTGCAATTCGCCAAACTGGATGATCAGGATATTTTTACCTCGGTGAAAGTATGGTGCGGACATCAGGACAGAATTCTTTCCTTGTTATGTAATATGCTGGTTAACCGTAATCTGTACAAAATTGAGATTACCAATGATGCGCCTGATCCAGGCAGAGTAGCGATGATTAGTGAAAATACTGCCTTTAGCCTTGGAATTGATCTGAATGAGGTATCTTACTTTGTTTTTACAGATGTAATTAGCAACAGGGCGTACAATACAGGGGCTGGAAACAGTACAATTAACATATTAATGAAAAATAATACAACAACAGACATTGCAAAAGCATCTGATTTATCTAACCTCGAATCACTTGACAGGACAGTTAAAAAGCATATACTTTGCTATCCAAGAATTATTTAG